The sequence below is a genomic window from Granulicatella elegans.
TTTCGTTTGACATGGGCTAAAAATGTTTTTGTAATTCCTTTTTCTTTTAAAAAACTACGCATCATCATGGGTGATGAATACGGATAAGTCCATGTTAAATTCAATGATTTCCCTCATTATCTTTCTTATAAATCTATTTTTCTTGCCCCAATAAAGGAGTTTTCTACTCTATCCCAAAAATGAGTATGTCGATAGCGTACAAAAGAAACACGTTTTTTACTAATATGTAAATGTGCTTTAACAATATCATTCGCATCATATGTTAAATGATCCATTGATAAGACCATTCCATTTTCACTATGAGGTAATAAGGTAAGTACTTCTTCGGGCGAAAAAATCATTGGAGAACTTAATGTACGATACACACGATTATTAATCGAAGCCATTTCCGTCATTTGCATCACTTCTGCTCTTGGATGAACAATCGCTCCTCCTAATGACTTATTCACTCCAGTTGAACCTGTTGGAGTAGCTACACAAACGCCATCTCCTCTAAAGTTCTCAAATAATTCTCCATTAATCAACACTTCACAGACAAGAGTTCCGTTTACTTTTCTTAAAGTTGCTTCATTTAAAGCAATATGGTAATCAATCGTACCGTCATTTTTTTCTAAAGTAACATCTAATAAAGGATAACTGACACTTTCCCCTTGATCATGCTTCAAACTTTCAATTAATTCACCTGCTTGAAAATCACGCCAATCTGTATAAAAACCTAAATGTCCTGTATGAATCGCTGCAAAACGAATATGGTCTAATTGAGATTTATAATGATGGACAGCACCAAGTAAAGTCCCATCTCCCCCAATTGTAATCACAACATCTGGATTATCATCATCTCGTTCAAATTCCTTATTACAACATAAATTCAAAAATTCATCTGCTACCTTTTGGCTTTTTTCTGATTGATTATAAAACAACCCTACTTTCATCAATTCACCCACCCTTCTCTTTTTTTCAACTATTTAAGATTTTCTCTTACGTTGATTTTCCTTATTCGTTGAGAAAATATATTGAGCTTCTTGAATTTCTTCTCGAATTTGTGACATCTCTTCATCTAATAAGAAGGCCGCTTCTGCTGCTCTTTCTAATCGTTCATGAATAATTTCTGGGAATTCTCCCTTATACTTATAATTTAACGAATGTTCAATTGTCGCCCAGAAATTCATCGCTAATGTACGAATTTGAATTTCTACTAAAATTTTTTCTTCTCCTTCAATTCTTTGAACAGGATATTCTAATACAACATGATAGGAACGATAACCACTTGCTTTCTTTTGATGGATATAATCACGTTCAATAATAATCGTAAAGTCATTTCGTTGACGAAGTAATCTTACGACTTCAAAAATATCATCTACAAATTGGCACATAATCCGTAACCCTGCAATATCTTGTACTCCTTCTAAAAAGTCTTCTGTTAAAATCTTTCTCACTTGCATTTTCTCACGAATACTTTCAGGAGTTTTCACACGTCCTGTTATAAATTCAATCGGTGCATGTTTTCCTTTTTGTCGATATTGAAGGCGAATGCCTTTTAATTTAATTTTTAATTCTTCAATTGCTTGACTATATGGTGCTAAAAAAGCATCCCAGTCTTCAACTTCTGGTAAATATTTTTCTTCCATTTACTCACCTACTTTAATCTCATCCTTCTTATCATAGCATATTTTTTACTGAGTCTAAAAGAATTTTGATATTCTTAAACTATTCAATAGTTATTATTTGTAATTCTAAAAAAATTAAGCTAAAGTAGAAAAAGCTTTGTGATAGAAAGAGGTAGAAACATGGCCCATTTAGAAAAAGAATATAAAAATCTTCTAACAAAAGTGCAATATGAAACTTTAAAAGAAGAATTCCAATCTATTTTCACGAAAGATATTACGCAGACGAATCAATATTATGATTGTCACCAACAATTAGAAAATAATTGTTCTGCTTTACGAATTCGCCTGATTGAAGGACAACAAATGGGAGAAATTACATTAAAAATTCCTCAATCAGACTGCGAAGTAATTGAAATTACTGAGGAATTACCAAACGAACAATTACAATGGTGGGTTGAAGAAGATATTTTCTTACTTCCAACAAGTATTAAACTAGCACTTGAAGAACAAGGGATTGAATTATCTAATATCTCTCCAACTGCTACTCTAACAACCCATCGATTAGAAGGGCTATTAAGACCTGGCTGTTTACTTGTATTAGACGAAAGTCACTATGCAGGTCAAACCGATTATGAAATTGAAATGGAAGTTGAAGATTTAGAAGAAGGAAAAGAAATTTTCTTAGAAATTTTACATCGTCATGGTATTACTCCGCAAAAACCAATTAGTAAAATTAGACGAGCTTTACAAGCTTTTAAAAATCTTGGATAATTCAAGGCTTTTTATTCAGACTTTTTTCAGTTTTCTGATACAATAAAGATACAAACCAACGAAAGGAGAGCTAGTTAGAAGTGAAGAATAGTGAACTGAGTCATGTTCAACCTAGTCCATTATCTACTGAGAGAATTTTCGACTGTTACTTATTTATTAATCCTATTGGAAAACAATGTTATCATTGTGAACAAGAAGTGATGAAATTTATCGAACGAACTCCATATAAAGTACACGTTCATTTCCTACCTTTTCATAATTTTAAATCAGTAACGCAATATATGAAAAAGAATCATTTAAATGACAAGAATATCGACTTACGAAACGAAATCTATACAAAAATCTATGATGCTTCCCTATCTTATAAGGCTGCCCTTTTACAAGGAAAAAAATTAGGCAGAGCCTTTTTAATGGAATTGCAAACACAACTACATCTTCTTCATAAAGAATACACTCCTGAATTATTACAGGAAATTATTCAAACCATTGGGCTTGATGAAAAAATGTTTTACGAAGATAAAGCGAGTAAACTCGTTCATCAAGAATATGAAAAAGATCAACAAATTGCACAAGAAATGATGGTTGAAATGAATCCATCTCTTGTTATTTTTGATAATTTAAATCAACAATATGGTGTCATTTTACATCAAAACATTACAGCAGATATGATTGAACATGTCTGTAATAATTTACATCGTGATTTGGACAACTGTCCCCCAAAAACACGTCGTCATCAAGCGTGTTGTGTCATTCAAATGGTACATTAATTCATTTTTAAAGAGGCTGAGTTTCAGTCTCTTTTTATTCATTGGAGGTTTTTATGGCAACATCAGTATTAGTATTAGATGAACAAACGATTCTACAATTGGGAGAAATTTATAAAAATTCCATCCATCAAATTCCCCCTCATGCACATTATCAATTAAAGCTCCCCTCTCTTAGTGTAACAGCTTATCACTCTGGAAAAGTTGTTTTACAAGGAAGTGCTGTAGATGAATTTATCCAGAAACATAATTTAACAGCTTCAACAAGTACAAAGAAAACAAAATACGATTCAAATGAACTTCCAAAAGGATTTTCAAACTGGAGTGTGATTGGTAGCGATGAAGTTGGAACAGGAAGTTATTTTGGTCCATTAACCGTTGCCTGTACTTTTGTCCCTGAAAATCATATTCAAACATTACAACAACTTGGCGTAAAAGATTCTAAAAATTTAACAGATGCTCAAATACAAGAAATTGTTCCAAAAATTAAAGCATTAATTCCTTATAAACTTCTTACCCTTTGGCCTGAAAAATACAATGAAGTTCAACAAACAAAAAATCTAAACGAAATGAAAGCACTACTTCATAATCAAGCCATCAAATTACTCTACCAACAATTAAATCCTGAAACGGTTCAAGCTATATTAATCGATGAATTTTGTTCGCCAAAAAATTATTACCGTTATTTAAAAGAGCAAACGACACCGCTTAAATCGATGACGTATTTTAAAACAAAAGGTGAAAGCCATCATATTGCAGTTGCTGCAGCATCAATGATTGCTAGAGATGCCTTTCTAACAGGATTACAAACTTTATCTAAAGAATATGGTTATAAACTACTATCTGGTGCTAACTCAGCAGTCGATGAATTAGCTAGTAAAATTTTAGAATACGATGGTATGAAAGTACTAAACAAAGTTGCCAAACTACACTTTGCCAACACCCAAAAAGCCATTGATTTAACAAAATAATCCCGCAACGAACAAAGGCGTACAGTCAAGTATAAACACCTGATTGCACGCCTGTTTTTTACGATTTCTAATGATTATCATTATATGGTAGAAAAGGAGTTTTTTGATATAGTAGCACTCGTACTACTATACCAAACACTCTCTTTCCACGCCCTTCACTTTTTCATAAGACGAGCCAATATCGCACTGACTAATATCCAAATTCCTAAAATAATTCCTAACGCAATTCCCCAACCATGAGAATGTTCTGTAAAAGGAATTTGCACATTCATTCCAAAAAATCCCGTCACAATATCCGGAACCGTTAAAAGAATAGAAATAACCGTTAATAATTTCATCGTATCATTCAAATTATTATTCAAAACATTATTATACGTACCCGATAATTGCTGCAAAATTTGAAGATTAATCGAAGTCATTTCCACTAGCTGCTTTGCTTCAATTAAACTATCCTCTAACTCTTCTTTTTCTACATCATCTAAAACCTTAAATACAGATTGAGTTTTCAATTGCTCTAATACAATCGCATTTTGTTTAGTAGCTGAAACTAAATACACACTACCGATTTCCAAATCAGATAAAGCAAACAAGTTTTTCTTTGTTGTTTTTTTTCGTAACATCTGACTTAATAACCCTTGTTCTTTTTTTAATTTTTCAATTTTTGAAAAATAATATTCCGTAATCATAAACAAACTGGAAAATAAAAATGTAAACAGAGACATATCTGGTCTTTCTTCTAATTCCTCTTTCATTGCTTGAACAATGTATTCATTATGATGGTTTGTAATCGTAATAATTTGATTTCTACGTACAATAAATGTCATAGGAATTGTTTCGTATTGACTTGAATTTAATGATTGCTTAATCACATTATAAATAACAATCAATGTTTCTTTACGTCGATCATATTCAATATGAGCACGCTCATGTTCATCAAGGGCATACTCTAACATTTCACTATCAATTTCATACTTATCATAGATAGATGAATACTCACTAATTAAATCAGAATTTATATTAATCCACGAACAAGAATTTCCAAAATTTACTACCGCCATAACCTTCTCCTTTAAAATATTTTTTATACCAATTTATTATATTTTAAATAAGGAGGAATAACAAATAGTATAAACAAAAAAGACTTCCCATAGCAGTATATGCATGAGACAGCAAAGCTGGCTGCAAGCGTCCTAATACTGCCATACAAGGAAAGTCTAATTAACTATACGTACTCTAATATTTATCCGTACAAATACAAATGACTTTTTGCAGTAGTACAAGTAATAGAATCTGTTACACAGATTCTATCACTGGAAAAATCAAGACCTTAGGCTTGATTTTTAGCCAAGAG
It includes:
- a CDS encoding DsbA family protein; the protein is MKNSELSHVQPSPLSTERIFDCYLFINPIGKQCYHCEQEVMKFIERTPYKVHVHFLPFHNFKSVTQYMKKNHLNDKNIDLRNEIYTKIYDASLSYKAALLQGKKLGRAFLMELQTQLHLLHKEYTPELLQEIIQTIGLDEKMFYEDKASKLVHQEYEKDQQIAQEMMVEMNPSLVIFDNLNQQYGVILHQNITADMIEHVCNNLHRDLDNCPPKTRRHQACCVIQMVH
- a CDS encoding CYTH domain-containing protein; translated protein: MAHLEKEYKNLLTKVQYETLKEEFQSIFTKDITQTNQYYDCHQQLENNCSALRIRLIEGQQMGEITLKIPQSDCEVIEITEELPNEQLQWWVEEDIFLLPTSIKLALEEQGIELSNISPTATLTTHRLEGLLRPGCLLVLDESHYAGQTDYEIEMEVEDLEEGKEIFLEILHRHGITPQKPISKIRRALQAFKNLG
- the rnhC gene encoding ribonuclease HIII, translated to MATSVLVLDEQTILQLGEIYKNSIHQIPPHAHYQLKLPSLSVTAYHSGKVVLQGSAVDEFIQKHNLTASTSTKKTKYDSNELPKGFSNWSVIGSDEVGTGSYFGPLTVACTFVPENHIQTLQQLGVKDSKNLTDAQIQEIVPKIKALIPYKLLTLWPEKYNEVQQTKNLNEMKALLHNQAIKLLYQQLNPETVQAILIDEFCSPKNYYRYLKEQTTPLKSMTYFKTKGESHHIAVAAASMIARDAFLTGLQTLSKEYGYKLLSGANSAVDELASKILEYDGMKVLNKVAKLHFANTQKAIDLTK
- a CDS encoding NAD kinase, whose amino-acid sequence is MKVGLFYNQSEKSQKVADEFLNLCCNKEFERDDDNPDVVITIGGDGTLLGAVHHYKSQLDHIRFAAIHTGHLGFYTDWRDFQAGELIESLKHDQGESVSYPLLDVTLEKNDGTIDYHIALNEATLRKVNGTLVCEVLINGELFENFRGDGVCVATPTGSTGVNKSLGGAIVHPRAEVMQMTEMASINNRVYRTLSSPMIFSPEEVLTLLPHSENGMVLSMDHLTYDANDIVKAHLHISKKRVSFVRYRHTHFWDRVENSFIGARKIDL
- a CDS encoding GTP pyrophosphokinase, with the translated sequence MEEKYLPEVEDWDAFLAPYSQAIEELKIKLKGIRLQYRQKGKHAPIEFITGRVKTPESIREKMQVRKILTEDFLEGVQDIAGLRIMCQFVDDIFEVVRLLRQRNDFTIIIERDYIHQKKASGYRSYHVVLEYPVQRIEGEEKILVEIQIRTLAMNFWATIEHSLNYKYKGEFPEIIHERLERAAEAAFLLDEEMSQIREEIQEAQYIFSTNKENQRKRKS
- a CDS encoding magnesium transporter CorA family protein — protein: MAVVNFGNSCSWININSDLISEYSSIYDKYEIDSEMLEYALDEHERAHIEYDRRKETLIVIYNVIKQSLNSSQYETIPMTFIVRRNQIITITNHHNEYIVQAMKEELEERPDMSLFTFLFSSLFMITEYYFSKIEKLKKEQGLLSQMLRKKTTKKNLFALSDLEIGSVYLVSATKQNAIVLEQLKTQSVFKVLDDVEKEELEDSLIEAKQLVEMTSINLQILQQLSGTYNNVLNNNLNDTMKLLTVISILLTVPDIVTGFFGMNVQIPFTEHSHGWGIALGIILGIWILVSAILARLMKK